Genomic DNA from Clostridium sp. BJN0013:
AAATTCAAAAACAATGAAGATTTTCTTGTAAATGTAGAGTATGGTGAAGAAAAAAATGAAATACTTTTGATAACTGAAAAAGGCATGGCTATAAAATTTCAGGGGGATTCCATAAATTCTATGGGAAAATCAGCCTCTGGAGTAACAGCTATAAATTTAAAGGAAGAAGATAGTGTAATATACTCTGTAATTATGGAAGAAAAAATAAATTACAAGTTAAATTTAACTTCTGTAAAAGGAAATAAAAAACAAATAAAATCAAAAGATATTGCCCTGCAGAATAGGGGAGGTAAAGGTTCAAATATTATGCTTGTAGTTATGGAGGATAGAATTTTGGAGGTTAAACCGGTATAAAATTATTTTTAATTAAGAGTTAAGAATGAATAGTTAAGAGTAAAAGAGAGATTTTTTTAACTTTGTTAAAAAAATTAACCATAACTCTTAACTAATAACTATAAAAAGAGGTGTTCTTATAATGAAAAAAGTTATAATTTTACTTGCTGAAGGTTTTGAGGAAATAGAAGCTTTAACTTGTGTAGATGTTCTAAGAAGAGGAAATATAGAATGTAAAATTTGTTCTATAAATTCTAAAGAAGATGTAAAAGGGGCACATGGTATAATAGTGAAAGTAGATAGTTTATTGAAAAATATAAATGAAGATGAATACCATGCAGTTATACTCCCGGGAGGTATGCCAGGAGCAGTAAATTTAAGGGACAATGAAAAAGTCATAGAGATTGTAAGAAAGTTTGATAGAGAAAATAAAATAATAGCTGCAATATGTGCAGCACCTATAGTTTTAAAAAAGGCGGGAATAATTTATAACAGAAAAGTAACTTCTTATCCTGGATTTGAAGAGGAACTTCAAGCTTATAATTACAGTGAAGAAATTGTAGTTCAAGAAGGAAATTTAATAACAAGCAGAGGGCCTGCTACAGCCGTATATTTTACTTTTAAAATTTTAGAAAACCTTGTTGATAAAAATATTGTAGAAAATTTAAAGAAAGATTTGCTTTTAGATTTAGTTAAGAATGAATAGTTAGGAGTAAAGGATAAATTTTTTTTAACTTTGTTAAAAAAATTTAAATGTATATTTTAAGATTTTCTGAAGTTTTAATGAAAGAAAATCAACCATAACTCTTGACTTTTAACTCATAACTCTTAACTTTTAAGGCAGGTGAAACAGTGGAGAAGTATGTATTTGATAATGGACTAAAGTTAATATATGAGCATAGGCCTGGGAAAGTATCTTCTGTTTGTATAGGATTTGGTGCAGGAGCTTTAGAAGAAGGGGAATATTTTTCGAAAGGTACTGCCCATGCACTGGAGCATGTTATATCAAAGGGTACTAAAAAGAGAAGTGAGGATGATATAAATATCCAGCTTGACAGGATATTTGGATTTGAAAATGCCATGACAAATTACCCCTATACCATTTATTATGGAACTTGCTTTTCAGAAGATCTGCATAAAGGAATTGAATTATACAGCGATATGATTTTAAATGCTTCTTTTCCAAAGACGGGTTTTAAAGAAGAAATGAATATAATATTTCAGGAATTAAAAGAATGGAAGGATAATGCCTACCAGTACTGTGAAGATTTGCTTTTTAAAAATTCATTTAAGTTAAGGCGCATAAGAGAAACTATAATAGGAAGTGAACACAGTATTAAAAATATAACTTTAGATGAAATAAAGAGATTTTATCATAAATTTTATGTGCCTGAAAACTGTGTTATATGTATTTGTTCTTCTCTGGAGTTTAATTATATATGTGATCTTTTAGAGAATTATTTTGGACATTGGAAAAAAAGTCATGAGAAAAGTTTTATGGAATTTGATAAAAATTCAAACGTACTATATGAAAAAAATAAAAAAGGTATATTTGTAGAGAATGTGCCGGGTATAAAAGGGGTAAAAATACAATATATATTTGATATTCATCATTTGAATTTCAGAGAAACTAGGGTCCTTTCTGTATTTAATACTATTTTTGGTCAGGGAGGGGGAAGTTTGCTTTTCAATGAGATAAGAACTTGTCAGGGTCTTGCCTATGAAGTGGGAAGCAGTATAAAAAATGAAAGGGGAATAAAGCTTTTTTCTATAAAAATAGGAACCTCTGTGGAAAATATAGATAAAGTCATATCTACAGTAAACAATGTGGTACATAAGGTTAAGTATTCTACTTTGTATTTTGAAAACCAGGAAATAAAACATAAAATTAAAAGCATAAAACTAAAAGATGAAATTAAAAGAGAAAAATCTATTGAGTTCTGCAAGGAAAGTGTTATAAAAGAACTTATGAATGAGAATTATTTTCTGGACGAAAGAGAAGAAGCATGTAAAATTAAACCTGAGCATATAAATGAGATTGCCAATAAGTTTATGAATGAGCCTTCCATACAGATTTTGAGGGGATAGTGTTATAAAAGTATTTTTTGCAACTGGAAGGGGTGGTGGAATATTTGAAGAGAAAATGGATGCTTAAAAGGTGTAATAAAGATGTGAAGTGTATTTCAAAAAAAGCAGGAATAAGTGAAGTTATGGCAACTATTCTTGCAAATAGAGGGATTGTAGAAGAAAAAGAAATAAAAGATTTTCTAAACCCCTCCATAGAAAATTTAAAAAATCCCATGCTTATGAAAGATATGGAAAAAGGTACGGATATAATATATAAAGCCATAATAGATAATAAAAACATAGCCATATATGGTGATTATGATGTGGATGGAGTAATGAGTACTTATATATTATACTGTGGACTTTTAAAATGTGGGGCAAAAGTCAAATATCACATACCAGATAGAATAGAAGAAGGTTATGGAATAAATATAAAAAGTATAGAAAAATTAAAAGAAGAAGGATTTGAAGTTATAATAACCTGTGACAATGGTATTTCTGCACTGAATCAGGTTAAAAGAGCTAAAGAACTTGGCATTACTGTGGTGATTACAGATCACCATCATATATTTTTTGAAGACTTGCAAAATGGGGAAAAAAAATATTTAATACCTGAAGCAGATGCAGTTATAGACCCTAAACAGGAGGACTGCACATACCCTTTTAAACATCTATGTGGTGCAGGGGTGGCTTTTAAATTTATTCAGGTACTTTATAAAAAATTTAATTTAGATAAAGAGAAGTGTTATGAATTCATTCAATATGTTGCCATAGGAACTATATGTGATGTGGTAGATTTAATAGATGAAAACAGGATCATAGTTAAAAAGGGTCTTGATATGATAAATAATACCCAGAATTTGGGGCTAAAAGCACTTATAGAGGAAACCTCCCTAAAGGGTAGAAATATTACTTCCTACCACGTAGGTTTTATTATAGGGCCTTGTATAAATGCCACAGGGAGACTTAAAAGTGCAGCTTTGGCCCTGGAACTTTTGCTGTGTAAAGATGCAGAAAGGGCTCGTAAACTTGCAAAAAAGCTTCATGAGTTAAATACACAGAGACAGGATATGACAGTTAAAAGTTTAAATAACATAATAACTAAAGTGGAAAATTCAAATTTGAAAAGAGATAAGGTACTTGTAGTATATGAAAAAGAAACTCACGAAAGTATAGCAGGAATAGTGGCAGGAAGACTTAAAGACAGATATAATGTACCTTCTATAGTAATAACTTCTGGGAAAAATATATCAAAAGGTTCAGGTAGATCTATTGAAGGGTATAATATGTTTGAAGAACTTGTAAAATGCAAAGAACTGATGGAAAAGTTTGGGGGACATCCTTTGGCAGCGGGATTATCCATAGTGGAAAAAAATATAGATACATTGAGAAAGGATTTAAATAAAAATTGTAATCTCACGGAGGAGGATTTAATACCTAAAATCAGGATAGATAAAAAACTTCCTCTTGAAAATATATCTTTTGATATGCTGAAAGATATAAAAAGATTGGAACCTTTTGGAAAAGGTAATTCCACACCTTTATTTGGAGAAAAAAATGTAGATGTATTTAAAGTTTATTTTATAGGAAAGGATAAAAGTGTATTAAAATTATTTTGCAGATTAAAAAGTAGTTTAAAGAAGATTGATGCAATAGCTTTTGATGGGGGAGAAAAATTTAAAAAATTAATACTTGAAGTTTACGGTAGTGAACATGCAAGTAAAATTTTTAATAATGATTTTACCAATTTAAAAATGGATTTTATATTTTTACCCAGCATTAATGAATTTAATGGTGTTAAAAATCTTCAACTTGTGATAAAAGATTTTAGACTGACTTCAAAAAATAAATAAAAAAAAGGTAGACTTAAATAAGTTTTTGATTTAACATAAAATTACCTAATATGCAGTTGACATGAGACAATTAAAAGTGTACAGTAACACTTGACACTTTAAAATAATAACTTTAAAATTTTTTATAATGGAATTTTATTAAGATTATTATGCATTAGATTTCCAAGGAAAAATCACAGAATTTTCTGTATGTACGAAAATTGTCAAATTAAACTTGCAAGTTGTAAGATTTCCCTTAAATTTTAAAAGTATAAACTGGAAGATTATTGCACATCCTAACTGTTTAAAAACAGGGTCAAGCACTGCAAACCATAAATTGTGAACTGTGCATTGTGAATCGTGCGTTGTGCATTGTATTAAGGGGGAATCGTGTTTTGAAAAAAATAATATTAACTGGAGGTGGATCTGCAGGTCATGTTACACCAAATCTGTCACTGCTTCCAAAGTTAAAAGAATTAGGCTATGAAATACAATATATAGGCACAGAAAGTGGTATTGAAAGAGAAATAATAGAAAGTGAAAAAATAAAATATCATGTAATTTCCAGTGGAAAGCTTAGGAGATATTTTGATGTAAAAAATTTTACAGATCCCTTTAGGGTAATTAAAGGAATATTTCAAGCTATATTCATAATGAGAAAGGAAAAACCCAATATTGTGTTTTCAAAGGGAGGTTTTGTCTCAGTACCGGTAGTTTTTGCTGCATATATAAATGGCATTCCTGTTATTGCACACGAATCTGATATAACTCCAGGACTTGCAAATAAACTGTCTTCACCTTATTGCACCAAGGTCTGTGTTACTTTTCCTGAATCTCTAAAATCCATAAAAGGTGATAATGCTGTACTTACAGGTACACCCATAAGACAGGAACTTTTAGATGGAAGCAGAATAATAGGGAGAAGAATGTGTGGCTTTGAAAATGACAAACCGGTGCTGCTCATAATAGGGGGAAGCTTAGGGTCAAAATTTATAAATAATACAGTGAGAAATTGTTTAAATGAATTGTTAAAAATTTATAATATAATTCATATATGCGGAAAGGGAAATCTAGAAAAAAAACTTACAAAAAGGACTGGCTATGTACAATTTGAATATGTAAGTGAAGAAATGCCACATATAATGAATGCAGCAGATATAGTAATATCAAGAGCCGGGGCAAATGTCATATTTGAACTTCTAGCCCTCAAAAAACCTAATTTACTTATACCACTGTCTAGAAAATCCAGCAGAGGAGACCAGATCTTAAATGCCGCATCTTTTGAAAAAAGTGGTTACAGTATGGTACTGCAGGAGGAGGATATGACCACGGAGCTGCTTTTGGACAAATTAAAAAAATTAGATATGTCAAAACATACTTATATAAACAAAATGAAGGCAAGTGCTGCCCAAGATGCAACAAATAAAATTATAAATTTAATAGAAAAATACAGTTAATTAAAAATATTTAGTATAAATAAAATAAATAGTATGTACATATCACAATAAATGTTATATTATAAAGTAATATACATCATATATGATATATTATTTTATAATAGGTTGATAAAATATAAAAAAAAATGATATATTATTAAAAAAATAAAACTTATTTTTATACAGATATTTGTTACTTAAATATTGTTTTGATTTAGTTTATAAAAATGCAGTTGTTTTATACTGCAATATTAATTTATAAAAAATTCATATTGTATATCAAATATTGAAAAGGAGAGGAATTTTTATGAGTAAAATGAAAACTATGGATGGAAATACCGCAGCAGCTTATATATCCTATGCATTCACTGATGTAGCGGCTATTTATCCAATAACTCCATCATCCCCTATGGCAGAACATGTTGATGAATGGGTTGCCCAAGGAAAAAAGAATATTTTTGGACAACAGGTAAAAGTTATGGAAATGCAATCAGAAGCGGGAGCTGCAGGAGCTGTACACGGATCTCTGCAGGGAGGAGCACTTACTACTACCTACACTGCATCTCAAGGACTGTTGCTTATGGTACCTAACATGTATAAAATTGCCGGAGAGTTATTGCCGGGTGTATTTCAGGTGTCTGCAAGAGCCATAGCTGCAAGCTCTCTTAACATATTTGGAGATCATCAGGATGTTATGGCTACAAGACAGACTGGATTTGCACTACTTGCTGAAAGTTCAGTACAACAAGTTATGGATCTTGCCGCAGTAGCACACTTATCTGCAATAAAGGGAAGAGTTCCATTTGTAAACTTTTTTGATGGGTTCAGAACTTCACATGAAATTCAAAAGATTGAAGTATTGGAATATGAGGATTTGGCAAAATTAGTTGACTACAAAGCTGTGAATGATTTTAGAAGAAGAGCTTTAAATCCTGATCATCCAGTAACTCGTGGTACAGCTCAAAATCCTGATATATACTTCCAGGGAAGAGAAGTTTCCAATAAATACTATGAGGCACTTCCTGAAATAGTTGAAGACTATATGAAAGAAGTAACTAAACTTACTGGAAGAGAATACCATACATTTAACTACTATGGAGCAAAAGATGCAGAGAGAGTTATAGTGGCAATGGGATCTGTTTGTGAAACCATAGAAGAAGTAATAGATTATTTAGTGGCAAAAGGAGAAAAAGTTGGACTGGTTACAGTTCATTTATATAGACCATTTTCAATAAAATATTTTCTTAACCAAATGCCAAAGACCGTTAAAAAGATTGCAGTACTTGATAGAACAAAAGAGCCGGGTTCAACTGGAGAACCTCTATATTTAGATGTTAAAAATGCATTCTATGGAAAAGAAGGACAGCCAGTAATAGTTGGAGGAAGATATGGTCTTGGATCGAAAGATACGCTTCCATCACATGTTCTTTCAGTATTTGAAAACTTAAAATTAGACAGTCCAAAAGATAGATTTACAATAAGCATAGTTGATGATGTTACAAATACATCTTTAGGGGTGACAGAAGATATAAACACAACGCCAGAGGGAACTACAGCTTGTAAATTCTGGGGACTTGGATCCGACGGTACTGTTGGAGCAAACAAAAGTGCTATAAAAATCATAGGAGACCATACAGACATGTATGCTCAAGGATACTTTGCCTATGACTCTAAAAAATCCGGAGGTATAACAGTTTCACATTTAAGATTTGGTAAATCTCAAATAAAATCACCATATCTTATAGATAAAGCTGATTTTATTGCAGTTCATAATAAATCCTATGTTCATAAATATAATGTGCTGGAAGGACTTAAAAAAGGAGGTAAATTCCTGCTTAATACTACCTGGACGGAAAAAGAACTGGAAAGTGAATTACCAGCTTCCATGAAAAAATATATGGCAGACAATGATATCGAATTCTATATATTGGATGCAATTAAAATAGCTGAAGAAATTGGTCTTGGCGGAAGAATAAACATGATATGTCAGGCAGCCTTCTTTAAACTTGCAAATATAATACCTGTAGAGGATGCTGTAAAATACTTGAAAGATGCTGTTGAAAGTTCCTACAGTAAAAAAGGACAAAAAGTTGTAGATATGAATAATGCAGCTATAGACAAGGGAGTTAATGCCCTGGTTAAGGTTAATATTCCAGCTTCATGGAAAGATGCCAAAGAAGGTCAAGCTGCAGCTACACTTGAAGTACCGGAATTCATATCAAAGATAGTTTATCCAATGAATAGACAGGATGGAGATAAGCTTCCTGTAAGTACTTTTGTTGGAATGGAAGATGGTACATTCCCACAGGGTACAGCAGCTTATGAAAAGAGAGGAATAGCTATAAATGTTCCAGAATGGCAGTCAGATAAATGTATACAATGTAATCAATGCTCTTTTGTATGTCCTCATGCAGCTATAAGACCTGTTCTTACAAATGCAGAGGAATTAGCTAAAGCACCAGCAGGTTTTGAATCCAAGGCTGCTTCAGGAGCAAAAGGATTGCATTTTACCATAGCTGTTTCACCTCTTGATTGTACAGGATGTGGAAACTGTGCAGATATATGTCCTGCAAAGGAAAAAGCTCTTGTTATGAAACCTATAGATACACAGTTAAATAAAACAGATGCATGGGATTATGCAATGTCTGTATCCTACAAGGAAAACCCTATTAATAAATTCAGTGTAAAGGGAAGCCAGTTTGAAAAACCTCTTCTTGAGTTCTCAGGGGCTTGTGCAGGATGTGGAGAAACTCCATATATCAAGCTTGTAACTCAATTATTTGGTGACACAATGATGGTAGCCAACGCTACAGGATGTTCATCAATTTGGGGTGCATCAGCTCCAGCTACTCCTTATACAACAAATCACAGAGGGCATGGACCATCTTGGGCTAATTCCTTATTTGAAGACAATGCTGAATATGGACTTGGGATGTTCCTTGCAGTTAAACAGGTAAGGGATAAAATTGCATCAAATATGAAAGAGGCATTAAAAGGTAATTTAAGTGCAGAACTTAAGGCTGCTTTTGAAGACTGGCTTGAAAATATGGATAATGGAAAAGGTACCCGGGAAAGAGTAGATAAAATAATAGAATTGCTTGAAAATGAAAAGAATAAAAATGATATATTAAATGAAATTTATGAAAATAAGGATTTCCTAATTAAGAGATCTCACTGGATGTTCGGCGGAGACGGATGGGCTTATGATATAGGTTATGGCGGATTGGATCACGTTTTGGCATCTGGGGAAGATGTAAATGTACTTGTAGTTGATACAGAAGTTTATTCAAATACAGGTGGACAATCTTCGAAAGCAACTCCTACAGCTGCAGTGGCTAAATTTGCTGCCAGTGGTAAGAAGACTAAAAAGAAAGACCTTGGAATGATGGCTATGACTTATGGCTATGTTTATGTAGCACAAATTGCCATGGGAGCAGATAAGAATCAGACATTAAAAGCTATTCAGGAAGCAGAAGCTTACAAGGGACCATCACTTATAATAGCTTATGCTCCATGTATAAACCACGGATTAAAAGGTGGAATGGGCAAAAGCCAGAGCGAAGCTAAAAAGGCTGTAGAATGTGGATATTGGGCATTATACAGATATAATCCAGAATTGAAAGAACAGGGTAAAAAATCCTTTAGTTTGGATTCTAAAAAACCAACTGCAGACTTTAGGGAATTCCTAATGGGTGAGGTTAGATATTCTTCCCTTGCTAAACAATTCCCAGAAACGGCAGAACAATTATTTGAAAAGACTAAAAAAGATGCCTTTGACAGAATTGCAGGCTATGAAAAACTGTCAAATGAAATATAATAAATAAAAGATACCAGGTAAGACCTGGTATCTTTTCTCTTAATTTTTAACTAAAAAAATATTTTTTTTAAAAATACTTTTATTATAGTGCAATTAAGGTTAAAATTAGAACATAATA
This window encodes:
- a CDS encoding M16 family metallopeptidase translates to MEKYVFDNGLKLIYEHRPGKVSSVCIGFGAGALEEGEYFSKGTAHALEHVISKGTKKRSEDDINIQLDRIFGFENAMTNYPYTIYYGTCFSEDLHKGIELYSDMILNASFPKTGFKEEMNIIFQELKEWKDNAYQYCEDLLFKNSFKLRRIRETIIGSEHSIKNITLDEIKRFYHKFYVPENCVICICSSLEFNYICDLLENYFGHWKKSHEKSFMEFDKNSNVLYEKNKKGIFVENVPGIKGVKIQYIFDIHHLNFRETRVLSVFNTIFGQGGGSLLFNEIRTCQGLAYEVGSSIKNERGIKLFSIKIGTSVENIDKVISTVNNVVHKVKYSTLYFENQEIKHKIKSIKLKDEIKREKSIEFCKESVIKELMNENYFLDEREEACKIKPEHINEIANKFMNEPSIQILRG
- a CDS encoding DJ-1 family glyoxalase III, giving the protein MKKVIILLAEGFEEIEALTCVDVLRRGNIECKICSINSKEDVKGAHGIIVKVDSLLKNINEDEYHAVILPGGMPGAVNLRDNEKVIEIVRKFDRENKIIAAICAAPIVLKKAGIIYNRKVTSYPGFEEELQAYNYSEEIVVQEGNLITSRGPATAVYFTFKILENLVDKNIVENLKKDLLLDLVKNE
- a CDS encoding undecaprenyldiphospho-muramoylpentapeptide beta-N-acetylglucosaminyltransferase, with amino-acid sequence MKKIILTGGGSAGHVTPNLSLLPKLKELGYEIQYIGTESGIEREIIESEKIKYHVISSGKLRRYFDVKNFTDPFRVIKGIFQAIFIMRKEKPNIVFSKGGFVSVPVVFAAYINGIPVIAHESDITPGLANKLSSPYCTKVCVTFPESLKSIKGDNAVLTGTPIRQELLDGSRIIGRRMCGFENDKPVLLIIGGSLGSKFINNTVRNCLNELLKIYNIIHICGKGNLEKKLTKRTGYVQFEYVSEEMPHIMNAADIVISRAGANVIFELLALKKPNLLIPLSRKSSRGDQILNAASFEKSGYSMVLQEEDMTTELLLDKLKKLDMSKHTYINKMKASAAQDATNKIINLIEKYS
- the recJ gene encoding single-stranded-DNA-specific exonuclease RecJ; its protein translation is MKRKWMLKRCNKDVKCISKKAGISEVMATILANRGIVEEKEIKDFLNPSIENLKNPMLMKDMEKGTDIIYKAIIDNKNIAIYGDYDVDGVMSTYILYCGLLKCGAKVKYHIPDRIEEGYGINIKSIEKLKEEGFEVIITCDNGISALNQVKRAKELGITVVITDHHHIFFEDLQNGEKKYLIPEADAVIDPKQEDCTYPFKHLCGAGVAFKFIQVLYKKFNLDKEKCYEFIQYVAIGTICDVVDLIDENRIIVKKGLDMINNTQNLGLKALIEETSLKGRNITSYHVGFIIGPCINATGRLKSAALALELLLCKDAERARKLAKKLHELNTQRQDMTVKSLNNIITKVENSNLKRDKVLVVYEKETHESIAGIVAGRLKDRYNVPSIVITSGKNISKGSGRSIEGYNMFEELVKCKELMEKFGGHPLAAGLSIVEKNIDTLRKDLNKNCNLTEEDLIPKIRIDKKLPLENISFDMLKDIKRLEPFGKGNSTPLFGEKNVDVFKVYFIGKDKSVLKLFCRLKSSLKKIDAIAFDGGEKFKKLILEVYGSEHASKIFNNDFTNLKMDFIFLPSINEFNGVKNLQLVIKDFRLTSKNK
- the nifJ gene encoding pyruvate:ferredoxin (flavodoxin) oxidoreductase, whose translation is MSKMKTMDGNTAAAYISYAFTDVAAIYPITPSSPMAEHVDEWVAQGKKNIFGQQVKVMEMQSEAGAAGAVHGSLQGGALTTTYTASQGLLLMVPNMYKIAGELLPGVFQVSARAIAASSLNIFGDHQDVMATRQTGFALLAESSVQQVMDLAAVAHLSAIKGRVPFVNFFDGFRTSHEIQKIEVLEYEDLAKLVDYKAVNDFRRRALNPDHPVTRGTAQNPDIYFQGREVSNKYYEALPEIVEDYMKEVTKLTGREYHTFNYYGAKDAERVIVAMGSVCETIEEVIDYLVAKGEKVGLVTVHLYRPFSIKYFLNQMPKTVKKIAVLDRTKEPGSTGEPLYLDVKNAFYGKEGQPVIVGGRYGLGSKDTLPSHVLSVFENLKLDSPKDRFTISIVDDVTNTSLGVTEDINTTPEGTTACKFWGLGSDGTVGANKSAIKIIGDHTDMYAQGYFAYDSKKSGGITVSHLRFGKSQIKSPYLIDKADFIAVHNKSYVHKYNVLEGLKKGGKFLLNTTWTEKELESELPASMKKYMADNDIEFYILDAIKIAEEIGLGGRINMICQAAFFKLANIIPVEDAVKYLKDAVESSYSKKGQKVVDMNNAAIDKGVNALVKVNIPASWKDAKEGQAAATLEVPEFISKIVYPMNRQDGDKLPVSTFVGMEDGTFPQGTAAYEKRGIAINVPEWQSDKCIQCNQCSFVCPHAAIRPVLTNAEELAKAPAGFESKAASGAKGLHFTIAVSPLDCTGCGNCADICPAKEKALVMKPIDTQLNKTDAWDYAMSVSYKENPINKFSVKGSQFEKPLLEFSGACAGCGETPYIKLVTQLFGDTMMVANATGCSSIWGASAPATPYTTNHRGHGPSWANSLFEDNAEYGLGMFLAVKQVRDKIASNMKEALKGNLSAELKAAFEDWLENMDNGKGTRERVDKIIELLENEKNKNDILNEIYENKDFLIKRSHWMFGGDGWAYDIGYGGLDHVLASGEDVNVLVVDTEVYSNTGGQSSKATPTAAVAKFAASGKKTKKKDLGMMAMTYGYVYVAQIAMGADKNQTLKAIQEAEAYKGPSLIIAYAPCINHGLKGGMGKSQSEAKKAVECGYWALYRYNPELKEQGKKSFSLDSKKPTADFREFLMGEVRYSSLAKQFPETAEQLFEKTKKDAFDRIAGYEKLSNEI